One Candidatus Thermodiscus eudorianus DNA segment encodes these proteins:
- the thrC gene encoding threonine synthase, whose amino-acid sequence MVSFDAARLQLECIVCGRRYEFDPFLYRCPRCGGLLDVTGYRDPVKLRVPRRSIEGVWRYREALPEPPDGGVVSLGEGGTPLVSVDGGKAWVKFEGGNPTGSFKDRGMSVASSIARWSGARLTVAASTGNTAASMAAYSARAGLKPLVVLPRGGVAPGKLFQAILHGSIVVEVRGGFDRGLSMVLELLERKKGLVYSMNSVNPVRLEGQKTIAYEIVEDLGDAPDHVIVPVGNAGNISAIWKGFKELHAWGYTSKLPRMIGVQAEGSAPLVAAWRSQSKKLAPVEKPETIASAIRIGNPVNWRKALKALEESGGLMLSVSDREIIKALKEMARRVGLGVEPSSAAPYAVLKKLLRAGEIPSDDVVVLVATGHALKDPGIASRLDKATTTVSSVEELEELAEALARVPQG is encoded by the coding sequence GTGGTGAGTTTCGACGCCGCTAGACTCCAGCTCGAATGCATAGTGTGCGGGCGTCGATACGAGTTCGATCCATTCCTATACCGGTGTCCCAGGTGCGGCGGCCTCCTCGACGTCACAGGCTATAGGGACCCCGTCAAGCTCAGGGTCCCGAGGCGCAGTATAGAAGGCGTGTGGAGGTACCGGGAGGCACTCCCAGAGCCCCCGGATGGCGGGGTAGTGAGCCTGGGAGAGGGAGGGACCCCCCTGGTCTCCGTGGACGGGGGTAAGGCGTGGGTCAAGTTCGAGGGAGGCAACCCCACGGGGAGCTTCAAGGACAGGGGCATGAGCGTTGCATCCAGCATAGCCAGGTGGAGCGGCGCTAGGCTAACGGTAGCAGCTAGCACTGGTAACACCGCTGCCTCGATGGCGGCGTACTCGGCCAGGGCTGGATTGAAGCCGCTGGTGGTTTTGCCTCGGGGAGGGGTTGCGCCGGGCAAGCTCTTCCAGGCGATCCTACATGGTAGTATCGTGGTGGAGGTGCGTGGGGGTTTCGACAGGGGTCTCTCAATGGTCCTGGAGCTATTGGAGAGGAAGAAGGGCCTAGTCTACTCGATGAACTCGGTCAACCCGGTCCGCCTGGAGGGGCAGAAGACGATAGCCTACGAGATCGTCGAAGACCTCGGAGACGCTCCGGACCACGTGATAGTCCCCGTTGGAAACGCTGGCAACATATCGGCGATATGGAAGGGGTTCAAGGAGCTCCACGCGTGGGGCTACACCAGCAAGCTACCTAGGATGATAGGGGTCCAGGCCGAGGGCTCGGCGCCACTCGTAGCCGCTTGGAGGTCCCAGTCAAAGAAGCTGGCTCCAGTGGAGAAGCCCGAGACGATAGCCTCGGCCATAAGGATTGGGAATCCAGTCAACTGGAGGAAGGCTCTAAAGGCGCTGGAGGAGTCCGGGGGGCTGATGCTATCGGTGAGCGACCGGGAGATAATAAAGGCTCTCAAGGAAATGGCTAGGCGGGTAGGCTTAGGTGTCGAGCCTAGCTCCGCCGCGCCTTACGCCGTCCTCAAAAAGCTACTACGGGCCGGGGAGATCCCCAGTGATGATGTGGTCGTGTTGGTGGCAACGGGCCACGCATTAAAGGACCCAGGCATAGCGAGTCGCCTAGACAAGGCTACAACCACAGTCTCATCTGTCGAGGAGCTAGAGGAGCTCGCGGAAGCCCTAGCCCGGGTGCCCCAGGGATGA
- a CDS encoding homoserine kinase, whose protein sequence is MTPSRVIVRTYASSANLGPGYDVFSVALDGFSDVVEAWVEHDGRGITLDGVEGPYRDHVPPGKSNVLVEAARLAVNKYSGDASRGGIVMRLYKGVPPGKGLGSSGASAAAGVVAASLLSGALVDSRSMVELAGMAEAAVSGTPHYDNVASSILGGFNVVGWLGDELVVENIGLRARFLVAVPDYSIPGEKTRLMREVLPSTVPLPRAVRQWGRIALMVKAARDGNLALFGALMMSDEIVERARSKYVPCYSVVRRRVVEAGGLGVAVSGAGPSLLILAGGPGGGDAFTGELSRVVEEAYSECGVGVKVYECGVGPAYEVNLY, encoded by the coding sequence ATGACGCCTTCAAGGGTTATAGTCAGGACGTATGCTAGCTCCGCCAATCTGGGCCCCGGGTATGACGTGTTCTCTGTGGCACTAGACGGGTTCAGTGACGTGGTAGAGGCCTGGGTAGAGCACGACGGTAGGGGGATCACGCTAGACGGGGTCGAGGGACCCTACCGAGACCACGTACCGCCAGGTAAAAGCAACGTGCTGGTGGAGGCGGCTCGGCTCGCAGTCAACAAGTATAGTGGTGACGCATCCAGGGGCGGCATCGTTATGAGACTATACAAGGGCGTTCCGCCAGGCAAGGGATTGGGCAGTAGTGGGGCTAGCGCGGCGGCTGGAGTGGTGGCTGCGTCGCTATTATCGGGGGCGCTCGTGGATTCTAGGTCCATGGTAGAACTGGCTGGAATGGCTGAAGCCGCGGTCTCGGGAACCCCGCACTATGACAACGTGGCTTCAAGCATACTCGGCGGGTTCAACGTGGTGGGCTGGCTCGGAGACGAGTTGGTTGTTGAGAACATCGGGTTGAGGGCTAGGTTCCTGGTCGCGGTCCCAGACTACTCGATACCGGGGGAGAAGACTAGGCTGATGAGGGAGGTCTTACCCAGCACTGTACCCTTGCCCCGTGCTGTTAGGCAGTGGGGGCGTATAGCGCTCATGGTCAAGGCTGCGAGAGACGGGAACCTGGCGTTGTTCGGGGCACTCATGATGTCCGATGAGATCGTTGAGAGGGCCAGGTCTAAGTACGTCCCCTGCTATAGCGTGGTTCGTAGGAGGGTGGTTGAGGCTGGTGGGCTTGGAGTAGCCGTGAGCGGGGCGGGTCCCTCGCTATTAATACTCGCTGGTGGTCCAGGGGGCGGGGATGCTTTCACGGGGGAGTTGTCCAGGGTTGTAGAGGAGGCCTATAGCGAGTGTGGCGTCGGAGTTAAGGTCTACGAGTGTGGCGTTGGGCCTGCCTATGAAGTCAATCTTTATTAA
- a CDS encoding LysE family translocator yields the protein MGKLRRAIVDTALITPSGALSPGPLSASAIAAGAGLGVLGGLLTAVGHLVVEVPYFVALVVLSEIIEERLGRVRVFLDLFAAGFMVFFAVLLVESGVALLGGEGFSPGSIISSPITALFNGIVLTGANAYFLAWWFTVGKPIVDSARELGWRGGGIVYAVHYSYDLVWLVALSMLGGIIASTGAGYLAGLMFVLAAILLYFGYKMISPYLSRMG from the coding sequence ATGGGCAAGCTTAGGAGGGCTATAGTAGACACTGCCCTGATCACTCCTTCGGGGGCCCTGAGCCCGGGGCCGCTATCCGCCTCCGCTATAGCCGCTGGAGCGGGTCTAGGCGTGTTGGGCGGCCTCTTGACTGCCGTGGGTCACTTGGTGGTCGAGGTCCCGTATTTTGTGGCACTCGTAGTCTTGTCTGAGATCATTGAGGAGAGGCTGGGCAGGGTTAGGGTATTCCTCGACTTGTTCGCGGCCGGCTTCATGGTATTCTTCGCCGTCCTACTCGTGGAATCCGGGGTAGCGCTTCTAGGGGGCGAGGGCTTCTCGCCCGGATCCATAATATCCAGCCCCATAACCGCCCTCTTCAACGGGATTGTGTTGACTGGGGCTAACGCGTACTTTCTGGCCTGGTGGTTTACAGTGGGCAAGCCGATAGTCGACTCGGCGAGGGAGCTGGGGTGGAGGGGTGGCGGTATAGTCTATGCGGTGCACTATTCCTATGACCTGGTCTGGCTGGTGGCCCTATCCATGCTGGGCGGTATAATAGCCTCTACCGGGGCCGGGTATCTTGCGGGATTGATGTTCGTCCTAGCAGCGATACTGCTGTACTTCGGGTACAAGATGATTAGCCCATACCTGTCCAGGATGGGATAA
- a CDS encoding CdvA-like protein: protein MKIEEVSSNIGRVVFDEYGREIGILVSVSADAEGYVEYVEVKVEDLNLEKVEGSRIKIVDGKLTVIPEWKHEAIKVIDSLDRTYKRKKGVEEMLAKGEIPVEVLREIERKLSDQIKKLRMKAKEVEAEIKKRIEKIDYQNMHVARAMAVLQMTYFSGEVGERQFEQGMTHLKKLKDTLLREKEEAKEILDKLSKTLELASGAKIQEKPAAKKEEASAPAIPEAFTVKVVEG from the coding sequence TTGAAGATAGAGGAGGTCTCAAGCAACATAGGCAGGGTCGTGTTCGACGAGTACGGCAGGGAGATAGGAATACTCGTCAGTGTAAGCGCCGATGCCGAGGGGTACGTGGAGTACGTGGAGGTCAAGGTTGAAGACCTAAACCTTGAGAAGGTCGAGGGGTCCAGGATAAAGATAGTCGACGGGAAGCTCACGGTAATACCCGAGTGGAAACACGAGGCCATAAAGGTGATCGACAGCCTCGACAGGACCTACAAGAGGAAGAAAGGAGTCGAGGAGATGCTCGCCAAGGGGGAGATACCAGTCGAGGTCCTGAGGGAGATTGAGAGGAAGCTCAGCGACCAGATAAAGAAGCTCAGGATGAAGGCGAAGGAGGTGGAGGCCGAGATAAAGAAGAGGATAGAGAAGATAGACTACCAGAACATGCACGTCGCCAGGGCCATGGCAGTCCTCCAGATGACCTACTTCTCCGGCGAGGTAGGTGAGAGACAGTTCGAGCAGGGGATGACACACCTCAAGAAGCTAAAGGACACCCTCCTGAGGGAGAAGGAGGAGGCAAAGGAGATACTCGACAAGCTGTCGAAGACCCTGGAGCTGGCCAGCGGGGCGAAGATCCAGGAGAAGCCCGCTGCGAAGAAGGAGGAGGCTAGTGCCCCAGCCATCCCGGAGGCCTTCACGGTAAAGGTGGTAGAGGGCTAG
- a CDS encoding Snf7 family protein gives MSLDKWAKNWGGPSKRETIGEKFRNFINPPGPVRRQVVNAVYRISSQIHKLDYSLSKLQAYDKQLFEKTVNALIEGDKTKARMYANEIVEIRKMAKIILTVRHALERVKIRLDTFLIVGDVQANLAPAVVALKGVAGYLKGMMPDVFTELMDIDEALQITMMQTAVAAPEVFGGEVVSEEAQKILKDAALVAEQKLKQNFPELPVLDSLPASTGATQASVEEGK, from the coding sequence ATGAGTCTCGATAAATGGGCCAAGAACTGGGGAGGGCCGAGCAAGAGGGAGACCATAGGGGAGAAGTTCAGGAACTTCATAAACCCGCCTGGCCCAGTGAGGAGGCAGGTCGTAAACGCGGTATACAGGATATCAAGCCAGATACACAAGCTAGACTACAGCCTATCCAAGCTACAGGCCTATGACAAGCAGCTATTCGAGAAGACGGTTAACGCCCTAATAGAGGGCGACAAGACCAAGGCCAGGATGTACGCCAACGAGATAGTAGAGATAAGGAAGATGGCCAAGATAATACTCACCGTGAGACACGCCCTTGAGAGGGTGAAGATAAGGCTAGACACATTCCTCATAGTAGGAGACGTCCAGGCAAACCTAGCGCCTGCAGTAGTGGCTCTGAAGGGAGTGGCAGGCTACCTAAAGGGCATGATGCCCGACGTATTCACAGAGCTCATGGACATAGACGAGGCCCTACAGATAACCATGATGCAGACCGCAGTCGCAGCCCCAGAGGTATTCGGCGGAGAAGTGGTATCGGAGGAGGCGCAGAAGATACTGAAGGACGCGGCCCTGGTGGCGGAGCAGAAGCTGAAGCAGAACTTCCCAGAGCTACCAGTACTCGACAGCCTACCGGCAAGCACGGGCGCCACACAGGCCAGCGTCGAGGAGGGCAAGTAA
- a CDS encoding ABC transporter substrate-binding protein, with protein MSKAALASLILVIIIIAGVALYAMTKGGGQTTQTAPATTTPLTTTTTAAAAAGQAKGLPEEIPIGLAIAVSGGYAVDGPRRLKGALLAIEEMNQLLEQVNAPFKFKPIHEDTKTNPQEAVNVVKRFISQGIQVIIGPLSTSETAAVMPIANDNHVVVISPSSTGKAAAFPDDYVFRMPPPDTAQGPALAKLIYKLGYDKLVIIARNDDYGKGLADLVEKTFKDLGGQVKVILYHPEKPDLSQEVNSLATEVSKFGADEHTAVLIIAFDNDGRQILERASKIDVLGKVQWFGPDSMGRKTFLETPEIAEFLAKVKIYITTPAIPDNPVKKHFEEAYKNKYGEAPTPYAYYAYDAAWVAMLSVLTAGQYDGQAIKAVLPTVAFHYMGATGHKILNENGDAAIADYAISTVVKTDSGYAFKQVGILRGATGTIEWKE; from the coding sequence TTGAGTAAGGCGGCACTCGCGTCCCTAATACTCGTGATAATAATAATAGCCGGCGTGGCACTCTACGCCATGACCAAGGGCGGAGGACAAACAACCCAGACAGCACCAGCCACCACAACACCGCTAACAACAACCACAACAGCCGCTGCAGCAGCGGGACAAGCCAAAGGACTGCCAGAAGAGATCCCAATCGGCCTGGCAATCGCCGTAAGCGGAGGCTATGCAGTAGACGGCCCGAGGAGGCTCAAGGGAGCACTACTAGCCATAGAGGAGATGAACCAGCTCCTAGAACAAGTCAACGCTCCCTTCAAGTTCAAGCCGATACACGAGGATACCAAGACCAACCCACAGGAGGCCGTTAACGTTGTGAAGAGGTTCATATCACAGGGCATCCAGGTCATCATAGGCCCGCTCTCCACGAGCGAGACAGCGGCCGTGATGCCAATAGCCAACGACAACCACGTAGTAGTCATAAGCCCCAGCAGCACCGGTAAAGCGGCAGCGTTCCCAGACGACTACGTCTTCAGGATGCCGCCGCCAGACACCGCACAGGGACCAGCCCTGGCGAAGCTAATCTACAAGCTAGGCTATGACAAATTAGTGATAATAGCTAGGAACGACGACTATGGTAAGGGGCTAGCTGACCTGGTGGAGAAGACTTTCAAGGACCTGGGAGGCCAGGTGAAAGTTATACTCTACCACCCAGAGAAGCCTGATCTAAGCCAGGAGGTGAACTCCCTGGCAACAGAGGTCTCCAAGTTCGGCGCCGACGAGCATACCGCGGTGTTGATAATCGCCTTCGACAACGACGGCAGGCAGATCCTAGAGAGGGCTTCTAAGATAGACGTGCTGGGCAAGGTCCAGTGGTTCGGCCCAGACTCGATGGGTAGGAAGACGTTCCTAGAGACCCCAGAGATAGCCGAGTTCCTGGCTAAGGTAAAGATCTACATAACAACCCCAGCTATACCAGACAACCCGGTGAAGAAGCACTTCGAGGAGGCCTACAAGAACAAGTATGGCGAGGCGCCAACACCCTACGCGTACTACGCCTATGACGCTGCCTGGGTAGCCATGCTGAGCGTGTTAACCGCTGGACAATACGACGGGCAGGCGATAAAGGCGGTCCTGCCCACGGTGGCGTTCCACTACATGGGTGCTACTGGCCATAAGATACTCAACGAGAACGGTGACGCTGCCATTGCAGACTATGCTATATCGACTGTGGTGAAGACCGACTCCGGCTATGCCTTCAAGCAGGTCGGCATACTCCGGGGCGCTACCGGGACTATAGAGTGGAAGGAGTAG
- a CDS encoding ABC transporter ATP-binding protein, whose translation MPSVEVLRTEKLKKYFGGVRALDGVDIKIREGEFVGLIGPNGSGKTTLFNVISGVYKPDSGKVYFYGRDVTGYTPHDLYKLGLVRSFQIPRLWYNMTVVENTATASRERPGADPVSSVLRRRAWIQWESDEEKGLAAKVFSTIEKLGLTRVILNWAHSISGGQMKLTDISRSLVGEARLLLLDEPAAGVAPGLSRDIFETLKVLNREGLTIFVIEHKLEVLFDYVERVIVMHEGKVLTEGTPDEVAKDPLVLDAYLGEPVTR comes from the coding sequence TTGCCTAGTGTTGAGGTGCTTCGAACCGAGAAGCTTAAGAAGTACTTTGGAGGAGTCCGGGCCCTAGACGGTGTCGATATTAAGATTAGGGAGGGAGAGTTTGTAGGCCTTATCGGCCCCAATGGTAGTGGTAAGACTACTCTCTTCAACGTTATCTCCGGCGTGTATAAGCCCGACTCGGGCAAGGTATACTTCTATGGCCGTGATGTAACCGGTTACACTCCGCACGACCTCTATAAGCTCGGCCTGGTTAGGAGCTTCCAGATACCCAGGCTCTGGTATAACATGACCGTCGTAGAGAATACTGCTACCGCGTCAAGGGAGAGGCCTGGAGCAGACCCCGTATCCTCTGTGTTGCGTAGGAGAGCCTGGATACAGTGGGAGAGCGATGAGGAGAAGGGACTCGCCGCTAAGGTCTTCTCCACTATCGAGAAACTTGGGCTCACGAGGGTCATCCTGAACTGGGCTCATAGCATCAGCGGGGGGCAGATGAAGCTGACCGACATATCACGTTCCCTCGTCGGCGAGGCGCGCTTGCTCCTCCTAGACGAGCCGGCGGCTGGAGTGGCGCCCGGCCTCTCAAGGGATATATTCGAGACGTTAAAGGTGCTCAACAGGGAGGGTTTGACGATCTTCGTCATAGAGCACAAGCTAGAGGTCCTCTTTGATTATGTGGAGAGGGTTATAGTCATGCACGAGGGCAAGGTGCTGACCGAGGGGACCCCCGATGAAGTCGCGAAGGACCCGTTGGTCCTAGACGCTTACCTGGGAGAGCCCGTGACGAGGTGA
- a CDS encoding ABC transporter ATP-binding protein, with protein MSTRILETQKLSGGYKDIPIVSEVDVYIDKGEIVALVGPNGAGKSTLLKTIYGVAKVFDGKIIFENKDVTHLTPENKTKIGMGFVPQTDNVFPDMTVEENLEMGAYLIEDENKVRENMEIVYNIFPVLKGFKKILAGSLSGGQQRMLAVGRALMTRPSLLLLDEPTAGLAPKIAFELLRVLKKIRDEANVTILIVEQHARRALELSDRGYVLVYGKVVLEGTGDEILSHPDLQQLFLGVKAASKGGGGM; from the coding sequence GTGAGCACTAGGATTCTTGAGACGCAGAAGTTAAGCGGCGGGTACAAGGATATACCCATAGTCAGCGAGGTTGACGTATACATAGACAAGGGAGAGATAGTCGCCCTTGTAGGACCCAACGGCGCCGGCAAGAGCACGCTCCTCAAGACAATCTATGGAGTAGCAAAGGTATTCGACGGGAAGATCATATTCGAAAACAAGGACGTAACCCACCTGACCCCGGAGAACAAGACGAAGATAGGGATGGGCTTCGTCCCCCAAACCGACAACGTGTTCCCAGACATGACGGTCGAGGAAAACCTTGAGATGGGGGCCTACCTGATAGAAGACGAAAACAAGGTACGCGAAAACATGGAAATAGTCTACAACATATTCCCGGTCCTAAAAGGCTTCAAAAAGATACTAGCCGGTAGCCTCAGCGGCGGGCAGCAGAGGATGCTAGCTGTAGGCAGAGCCCTGATGACGAGGCCATCACTACTACTCCTAGACGAGCCGACGGCAGGCCTCGCGCCGAAGATAGCATTCGAGCTCCTAAGAGTCCTAAAGAAGATACGAGACGAGGCAAACGTGACCATACTAATAGTAGAGCAGCATGCCAGGAGGGCGCTAGAACTCTCTGACAGGGGATACGTGCTCGTCTACGGCAAAGTAGTGCTAGAGGGCACAGGCGACGAGATCCTCTCACACCCAGATCTACAACAGCTTTTCCTAGGCGTCAAGGCTGCGTCCAAGGGAGGAGGTGGGATGTAA
- a CDS encoding branched-chain amino acid ABC transporter permease, with protein sequence MGAFIYGSIGAFFNGLLVGSLYGMMGLGLTLIYRVTKIPNFAYAEYITYGGYAAAAVAAMKAGSLGVTAGALAALAIAAVIALVTDELGFKPLWRRGASPLHLLVASIGVGFILRYGLLGVVVLFFSTRYLEVATPQRSISLVNIGGIVSITTAHVLAVLAAVILASMLWFMFTRTRIGKAMRATASNPTLARISGINIFAIRRLAWLIAGALAGFSGFVYAYYNVVNPESGWLMLLWIFAAAIMGGFTFFGTMISGIILGLAEQIISFIAQYTIGTGAQYSPLIALAIMFIVLLYKPEGVIRMEALAVRRA encoded by the coding sequence ATGGGTGCATTCATCTACGGGTCCATAGGCGCCTTCTTCAACGGCCTACTAGTCGGCAGCCTCTACGGGATGATGGGCCTAGGCCTAACACTAATCTACAGGGTCACCAAGATACCAAACTTCGCCTACGCAGAATACATAACCTATGGGGGATACGCCGCTGCCGCTGTAGCAGCTATGAAGGCGGGCTCTCTCGGCGTGACAGCCGGCGCGCTGGCAGCCCTGGCTATAGCCGCGGTCATAGCCCTAGTCACAGACGAGCTGGGGTTCAAGCCCCTGTGGAGGAGGGGCGCCAGCCCGCTGCACCTGCTGGTTGCGTCGATCGGCGTGGGATTCATCCTGAGGTATGGCCTGCTGGGAGTTGTCGTATTGTTCTTCAGCACTAGATACCTGGAGGTGGCGACTCCCCAGAGGAGCATATCCCTAGTCAACATAGGCGGGATCGTGTCCATCACAACAGCCCACGTGCTAGCAGTTCTAGCCGCGGTCATACTGGCCAGCATGCTATGGTTCATGTTCACAAGGACCAGGATTGGAAAGGCTATGAGGGCCACCGCCAGCAACCCGACCCTGGCCAGGATCTCCGGGATTAACATATTCGCCATCAGGAGGCTGGCCTGGCTCATAGCCGGTGCGCTGGCTGGCTTCTCGGGCTTCGTCTATGCCTACTACAACGTGGTGAACCCCGAGAGCGGGTGGCTGATGCTGCTCTGGATATTCGCCGCAGCCATAATGGGCGGGTTCACCTTCTTCGGGACCATGATCTCCGGCATCATACTGGGCCTGGCCGAGCAGATAATCAGCTTCATAGCCCAGTACACCATAGGCACTGGAGCACAGTACTCGCCGCTGATAGCCCTGGCGATCATGTTTATCGTTCTGCTCTACAAGCCGGAGGGCGTTATCCGGATGGAGGCTCTGGCTGTAAGGAGGGCGTGA
- a CDS encoding branched-chain amino acid ABC transporter permease, which produces MAAITGIVIQYLIIFSVYTIMALSFNIEYGFGGIPNLGKVLFASLGAYAAGSIIAYTVIKLSAAPLGVEVVSSGEPAYCTGVGKTVMTMSVAKGILSPPELFLLFLAGLVIAAIVGMVAGIVASYPALRLGGDFLAISLLGLGEIVRIWAYNSQWPVCSFNGVSGIPGPFSWMSAHADLAYAILTLAIMIAVFFYVELSTNSPWGRALKAMRDDEIAAEVYGYNVPRVRMQALAVGSALAGLAGALLTFYSGNVNANTYKPDLTFTIIVATLLGGVANNVGVVIGTAVIAGVEIFFNPTSLDALGLALPENVALAIPYMKYVIMGLIIVLILLYRPQGIMPERPLKVPIVELAKKRARQSKG; this is translated from the coding sequence ATGGCGGCTATAACTGGTATAGTAATACAGTATCTGATCATCTTCAGCGTCTATACTATAATGGCGCTCAGCTTCAACATAGAATACGGCTTCGGCGGCATACCGAACCTCGGAAAGGTGCTCTTCGCTAGCCTAGGCGCATACGCTGCGGGAAGCATAATAGCATACACTGTGATCAAACTCTCCGCGGCGCCCCTAGGCGTCGAAGTGGTGAGCTCAGGAGAGCCGGCATACTGTACTGGCGTTGGCAAGACTGTTATGACGATGTCGGTTGCAAAGGGGATCCTATCCCCTCCAGAGCTCTTCCTGCTATTCCTGGCGGGCCTAGTGATAGCGGCGATTGTCGGGATGGTGGCCGGGATAGTGGCCAGCTACCCGGCGCTAAGGCTGGGCGGCGACTTCCTAGCCATAAGCCTGCTGGGCCTCGGAGAGATAGTGAGGATATGGGCCTACAACAGCCAGTGGCCCGTCTGCAGCTTCAACGGAGTATCCGGTATACCGGGTCCCTTCTCTTGGATGTCTGCGCACGCTGACCTCGCATACGCCATACTCACCCTAGCGATAATGATAGCGGTGTTCTTCTATGTGGAGTTATCGACCAACAGCCCGTGGGGCAGGGCCCTGAAGGCGATGAGGGACGACGAGATAGCGGCCGAGGTATACGGGTACAACGTCCCGAGGGTCAGGATGCAGGCGCTAGCCGTCGGCTCCGCCCTTGCCGGGCTGGCTGGAGCGCTCCTAACCTTCTACTCGGGGAACGTTAACGCGAACACATACAAGCCCGACTTGACCTTCACGATAATAGTGGCCACGCTCCTCGGCGGTGTGGCTAACAATGTGGGTGTGGTCATAGGCACTGCTGTAATAGCTGGTGTCGAGATATTCTTCAACCCGACGTCCCTAGACGCGTTGGGCCTGGCGTTGCCCGAGAATGTGGCCTTGGCCATACCATACATGAAGTACGTCATAATGGGGCTGATAATCGTCTTGATACTACTGTATAGGCCGCAGGGTATCATGCCGGAGAGGCCGTTGAAGGTGCCTATAGTGGAGTTGGCTAAGAAGAGGGCTCGCCAGTCGAAAGGCTAG